The Oryza glaberrima chromosome 5, OglaRS2, whole genome shotgun sequence DNA segment tGTCACAACTGGAGTTTTCGTCCCAAGATGTCAGATTCCCTCTCCTATCTTCATCGATTCTGGTAGATTGTTCTACTGTATTAACTATCCTTCTGCAAGACATCATCTAGTGTCCTGGTGTGTCTGAGATTCTACAACATTCGATTGAGATCATTCTGTCTTGATTGTGTGTTATTGGTGTTGATCATTATCAAGGGACCTTGAAGTGTTcagagatgtttttcttttgtgcaaTGATAGACAGGAAATGTGCTGCTTTTCTTCTCTAGCCTCTACTCTATTGGTTCTGGTTTGTTGATAATTGCACAAAGTAACATGCGTGTTGGACAGTGGCAAGATATGCTATATGTGCTTTTAATTTGCTTATTTCATTTCTTGAGGATATGTGATGATAAAAAGGTTTGTTGATTTACCTTTTAGATCTGGAGTGGAAGCTTATATATGTTGGATCTGCTGAAGATGAAAATTATGACCAACAATTAGAGAGTGTGCTTGTTGGCCCTGTCAATGTTGGGACCTACCGTTTTGTACTCCAGGTAAATTTGGTTTTGCTATACtaaaatactaatattttgaTTCCAATATCTTTATAGTGCACAATGGATCCAGAAACCCTACCACACTTTCGTTCCTTGTTTATTTTTTCTGCTTCAATTAAGCCTTAAACTCAGATTACAgaattattaaattttgcatCTCAAAATTGATGTGCCATTACCATTTTAGGCTGACCCACCGGATCCCTCAAAGATCCGTGAAGAAGACATAATCGGCGTCACTGTGCTGCTATTGACATGTTCCTACATGGGACAGGAGTTCATGAGAGTAGGTTACTATGTGAACAATGATTATGACGATGAGCAACTGAGGGAGGAACCCCCGGCAAAGCTTCTAATAGACAGGGTGCAGAGGAACATTCTGGCTGACAAGCCCCGAGTCACCAAGTTCCCAATCAACTTCCATCCTGAACCCAGTACGAGCgcagggcagcagcagcaggagccaCAGACAGCTTCGCCGGAAAACCACACAGGCGGTGAAGGAAGTAAGCCCGCTGCTGATCAATGATCAGAGTGGGGATGCTAACATTTTGATGCCCGTGCCTTTTAGGATATCTTGTGATGCTGTGAGAGTGGTGATTATGCTTCTTCATTCTCCTAGGTTTGTCATTGGTGTCTCGTCTTTTGGAAGGCAAATTGTTCCCTAGTTCCTGGTGGTTGCTGAAAACTGTATGTTCTCTTGAAATCTGCCAATCTGGATAAGAGTACTTGCGCAAGTTCTGTTTCATCAAATGCTGGATGCTTCTTTTGTCTAGACTATAGGGTGCTGCAGCCAAGAGAACCCATTATTAGTCATGGGTCCTGTGTTTGTGGTCTAGATTACTGTAACTAAC contains these protein-coding regions:
- the LOC127773867 gene encoding probable histone chaperone ASF1A, whose protein sequence is MSAVNITNVAVLDNPTAFLNPFQFEISYECLIPLDDDLEWKLIYVGSAEDENYDQQLESVLVGPVNVGTYRFVLQADPPDPSKIREEDIIGVTVLLLTCSYMGQEFMRVGYYVNNDYDDEQLREEPPAKLLIDRVQRNILADKPRVTKFPINFHPEPSTSAGQQQQEPQTASPENHTGGEGSKPAADQ